One part of the Dysidea avara chromosome 10, odDysAvar1.4, whole genome shotgun sequence genome encodes these proteins:
- the LOC136268302 gene encoding protein TIS11-like codes for MYSDHFSSDQEHQQRCLTRAGSLNHPRPTTVVSASFRPRSVSAGSKAISPQQQPMSPYLQRISNKSSPLLGASGKKSDLEKKAALQQQVNLTGSRYKTELCRPFQESGTCKYGDRCQFAHGADEIRTLVRHPKYKTELCRTFHSTGFCPYGPRCHFVHNPEEAREAVKLAKLRKESKNKDQSPPLSPLVDSGISSPSPNDVFVVSTTTTTVSSQQPIFVFPSSTTHDDDMKSQSQPELCCSERDAPGNYNSARSTPTKLFSPEQAKPVGSSMEASPGSPYGGRAMHGSCSLEEAVTTGFQQLHINNPYSNFYPYNYL; via the coding sequence ATGTACTCCGATCACTTCTCAAGTGACCAAGAACACCAACAAAGATGTTTAACTCGAGCGGGAAGCTTGAACCATCCTCGACCAACCACCGTAGTTTCTGCATCATTTAGACCCCGTTCTGTATCAGCTGGCAGTAAAGCTATTTCTCCACAGCAACAACCGATGTCTCCGTACTTGCAAAGAATCTCCAACAAATCGTCCCCGCTACTAGGAGCTTCAGGAAAGAAGAGCGATTTGGAGAAGAAAGCTGCACTCCAGCAGCAAGTAAATTTGACTGGTAGCAGATATAAAACTGAGTTGTGCAGACCATTTCAAGAGAGTGGAACGTGCAAATATGGGGATCGCTGTCAGTTTGCACACGGCGCAGACGAAATCAGAACGCTGGTGAGACACCCCAAGTACAAGACAGAGCTTTGCCGTACCTTTCATTCCACTGGATTTTGTCCATATGGTCCGCGAtgtcattttgttcacaacCCAGAAGAGGCCAGAGAAGCCGTAAAATTAGCCAAACTCCGTAAGGAAAGCAAGAACAAGGATCAGTCACCACCGTTGAGCCCGTTGGTTGATTCTGGAATATCTTCGCCATCTCCAAACGATGTATTTGTTGTGAGCACCACTACCACCACAGTAAGCAGCCAGCAACCTATATTTGTGTTTCCTTCTTCAaccacacatgatgatgatatgAAATCACAATCCCAACCAGAACTGTGCTGCTCAGAAAGGGATGCTCCAGGGAACTACAATTCAGCACGAAGTACACCAACAAAGCTATTCTCACCAGAACAAGCAAAACCAGTTGGTTCTTCAATGGAAGCAAGTCCAGGGTCCCCATATGGAGGTCGAGCCATGCATGGCTCTTGCAGTCTCGAAGAAGCAGTAACCACTGGCTTTCAACAGCTACACATCAACAACCCTTATTCCAATTTTTATCCTTACAACTATTTATGA